One window of Mobula hypostoma chromosome 30, sMobHyp1.1, whole genome shotgun sequence genomic DNA carries:
- the LOC134339718 gene encoding uncharacterized protein LOC134339718, giving the protein MLNPRRAAGPDGEPGQALKTCAYQLLEVVKDIFNPSLLQSKALTCFKRATTAPEPKKHLVWEIAQDFETDLCFQSSAVMALQEASEAYLVGLFEDTNLCAIHAK; this is encoded by the exons atgCTGAACCCTCGCCGGGCAGCAGGGCCCGATGGAGAACCTggtcaggctctgaaaacctgtgcctacCAACTGCTGGAAGTGgttaaagacattttcaatccctCACTGCTACAGTCAAAAGCTctgacctgcttcaaaagggcaacaactgCTCCGGAACCCAAGAag CACCTGGTGTGGGAGATCGCTCAGGACTTCGAAACCGATCTGTGTTTCCAGAGCTCGGCCGTCATGGCCCTGCAGGAGGCGAGCGAGGCTTACCTGGTGGGGCTCTTCGAGGACACTAACCTGTGCGCCATCCACGCCAAGTAA